The following proteins are co-located in the Apium graveolens cultivar Ventura chromosome 5, ASM990537v1, whole genome shotgun sequence genome:
- the LOC141660371 gene encoding protein FAR1-RELATED SEQUENCE 5-like, with translation MRQEPLQQCFKAATLSAAMSQCDCSSSSENDNYDYYTPVRRNPVASRKLFVDEDIVNLDSDDNMNNVGGDNIGVDNISGHNVDNVGGDNVDFDNVGGDNVGGHNVDDNVGGDNFDGENVDDVKDEKNVEKKNHVFKNSNDVVSYVGKIFDTLDDTEAFYRNYGRKEGFEIIIRNTYRRTNTNEPSYRLFICRKGGRVGATSLDFGKGKRVREVIPRTNCGARMCVVHKVKMDKWQISSVDLEHNHKLVSPEKVQFFQRSLNIDPMTRSLIELFNKSGIETSKVMKFLSEIKGVLKILVFLIKTYVISYVIFNAEYLIRVMRSADDENRVRGLVWVDPRSMNAYKNFGNVVTFDSTFRTNRYCMPFIPITGVNHHYQNILFGFALVRDETKTSYKWVLRTWLEVVDNKPPRIIRTDQDIALGNAIVEVIPMPQTKHTYCTWHISSKFLEKLSYLYTNYPDFETEFNACVYKSLTPTKFEGRWEQLAEKHDLEDHAWLNDMYAIRTQWIGAYTKQRFSAGMTKTSRSDSINSFFL, from the exons ATGCGGCAGGAACCACTACAGCAATGCTTCAAAGCGGCAACCCTTTCTGCAGCAATGAGCCAATGTG ATTGTAGTTCTTCTAGTGAAAATGATAATTACGATTATTATACCCCCGTTAGACGAAACCCCGTAGCTAGTCGTAAGTTATTTGTCGATGAAGATATTGTAAATCTTGATAGTGATGATAATATGAATAATGTTGGTGGTGATAATATTGGTGTTGATAATATTAGTGGTCATAATGTTGATAATGTTGGTGGTGATAATGTTGATTTTGATAATGTTGGTGGTGATAATGTTGGCGGTCATAATGTTGATGATAACGTTGGTGGTGATAATTTTGACGGTGAAAATGTTGATGACGTAAAAGATGAGAAAAATGTTGAGAAAAAGAATCATGTATTTAAGAATAGTAACGATGTTGTGTCTTATGTCGGCAAGATTTTCGATACATTGGATGATACGGAAGCATTTTATAGGAATTATGGTCGAAAAGAGGGATTTGAGATAATAATTAGGAATACTTATAGGCGAACAAACACAAATGAACCATCATACCGTTTATTTATTTGTCGAAAAGGTGGAAGGGTGGGAGCGACGTCGTTGGATTTTGGTAAAGGAAAACGAGTTAGGGAGGTAATTCCACGAACGAATTGTGGTGCTCGAATGTGTGTCGTTCACAAAGTGAAGATGGACAAATGGCAAATTAGTTCGGTGGATTTAGAACACAATCATAAATTGGTGTCGCCGGAAAAAGTTCAATTTTTTCAAAGATCACTCAACATAGATCCTATGACGCGATCATTGATTGAGTTGTTTAACAAATCGGGAATTGAGACGAGCAAAGTAATGAAGTTTCTTAGCGAGATAAAGGGGGTGTTGAAAATCTTGGTTTTTCTAATCAAGACGTACGTAATATCATACGTGATATTCAACGCCGAGTATTTGATTCGGGTGATGCGGAGTGCAG ATGATGAGAATCGTGTACGGGGTTTGGTATGGGTTGATCCTCGATCCATGAACGCGTACAAGAATTTTGGTAATGTGGTTACGTTCGATTCAACTTTCCGGACAAATAGGTATTGTATGCCTTTCATACCTATTACTGGCGTaaaccaccattatcaaaatatACTATTTGGATTTGCACTCGTAAGGGATGAGACTAAGACATCATATAAGTGGGTTTTGAGGACATGGTTGGAAGTCGTTGACAATAAACCACCTCGAATAATTAGAACTGATCAAGACATTGCATTGGGAAATGCCATTGTCGAGGTCATTCCTATGCCACAAACAAAGCATACATATTGTACATGGCATATAAGTAGTAAGTTTCTCGAGAAGTTGTCTTATTTGTACACAAACTATCCGGACTTCGAGACAGAGTTTAATGCATGTGTGTACAAGTCGTTGACACCTACAAAATTTGAAGGTAGATGGGAGCAATTAGCCGAGAAGCACGATCTTGAGGATCATGCTTGGTTGAATGACATGTATGCTATTAGAACTCAATGGATTGGTGCTTACACGAAGCAACGTTTTTCCGCCGGCATGACTAAAACTTCAAGAAGcgattctataaattctttttttttatga
- the LOC141661444 gene encoding mitochondrial dicarboxylate/tricarboxylate transporter DTC-like has product MEKEGTGDAAKGSIVLPFVQGGLTELLSATSLRLGWSLRYKLIYHNLSSTQRTVYQSYFKRFPVTLFVESTNRAFQFGSFEILKQSLEATNNGRPLNLNEEASCGMAAGAIGAIFGSPLSLASSRIQANAKLMSVQQSYFRNLLLDLCHTVMDKGVLAMYKGGGPYTAWSIGFYGGMFASYGRSVSYFKDTSGLSKSQSQFAASAVSGFVASVCGLPCFNLANALKSSQIHGKMILYKGFKNYTSRTVISVMAIWYSYEIVQDVFSELP; this is encoded by the exons ATGGAGAAAGAAGGTACTGGAGATGCTGCTAAGGGAAGTATTGTATTGCCATTTGTTCAAGGAGGACTAACTGAATTGTTAAGTGCCACATCCCTACGTTTGGGATGGTCATTGAGATACAAACTCATTTATCATAATTTGTCATCTACACAAAGGACTGTCTACCAATCCTATTTCaag AGATTTCCAGTTACACTGTTCGTCGAGTCCACAAATAGAGCGTTCCAGTTCGGATCGTTTGA GATCTTGAAGCAGAGTTTAGAAGCTACCAATAATGGAAGACCACTAAATCTTAATGAAGAAGCTTCATGTGGGATGGCTGCTGGAGCTATTGGAGCTATTTTTGGCTCTCCGTTAAGTCTAGCAAGTAGTCGTATCCAGGCTAATGCTAAACTGATGTCTGTTCAGCAGTCTTATTTCAGAAATCTGTTGCTTGACCTTTGCCATACTGTTATGGATAAAGGGGTTTTAGCAATGTATAAAGGCGGGGGGCCTTACACAGCTTGGTCTATTGGATTTTATGGAGGAATGTTCGCCTCATATGGTCGAAGTGTCAGTTATTTTAAAGATACCTCCGGTTTAAGTAAATCTCAATCACAATTTG CTGCCTCCGCTGTTTCTGGATTTGTTGCCTCAGTCTGCGGTTTGCCATGTTTTAATCTTGCTAATGCCTTGAAAAGTTCTCAAATTCATGGGAAGATGATTCTCTACAAAGGATTTAAGAATTACACATCCCGAACTGTCATTTCAGTTATG GCGATATGGTATTCGTATGAAATTGTTCAAGATGTGTTTTCGGAGCTGCCTTAA